The Triticum aestivum cultivar Chinese Spring chromosome 4B, IWGSC CS RefSeq v2.1, whole genome shotgun sequence sequence tatcataagattgaacatactccaaatatgtgggatctaaagttgacactcttccaaacccactttcaatattattgcaaacactattatcaatcttatattcatcatggggcttaaataaattttcaaggttataagaagaatcgccccaatcatgattattgaaacaagtagtagacatagcaaaactagcatccccaagcatagggttttgcatattattagcacaattgacatcaagagaattttatatgaaaatcattgcaatcatgctttttattcaaggagttatcgtgaatctcttcataaatttcttcatcataatttttagattcacaaatttcaagcaaagctttataaagataatctagtgcacaaaactcactagcaattggttcatcataattgaatctcttaaaaagattagcaagcggatgaggatccatagatcttaggttctctgtttagcaataaataagcatctaatccaacaaaacgagcaaacgaaagggcaagcaaaagagagaagaggagattgggaaagagagggcgaataaaacagcaagggtgaagtgggggagaggaaaacgagaggcaaatggcaaataatgtaaatgctagggagatgggtttgtgatgggtacttggtatgtcttgacttgagcgaagacctccccggcaacggcgccagaacatcttcttgctacctcttgagcaatgcgttggatttccccgaagaggagaggatgatgcagcaaagtagcgtaagtatttccctcagtttttgagaaccaaggtatcaatccagtaggaggccacacacaagtccctcgtacctacacaaaacaatagctcctcgcaaccaacgcgattaggggttgtcaatcccttcacggtcacttacgagagtgagatatggtagagatgataaataatatttttggtatttttgatatagagatgcaaagtgtaaagtaaaaggcaaagtaaaaacaaagcaagtattaaagtgatggagattgatatgatgagaatagacccgggggccataggtttcactagtggcttctctcaagagcataagtattctacggtgggtgaacaaattactgttgagcaattgatataattgagcatagttatgagaatatctaggtatgatcatgtatataggcatcacgtccgagacaagtagaccgactcctgcctgcatctactactattactccactcatcgaccgctatccagcatgcatctagagtattaagttaaaaacagagtaacgccttaagcaagatgacatgatgtagagggataaattcatgcaatatgataaaaacccatctcattatcctcgatggcaacaatacaatacgtgccttgcaaccctttctgtcactgggtaaggacaccgcaagatcaaacccaaagctaagcacttctcccattgcaagaactaccaatctagttggccaaaccaaatggataattcgaagagacttgcaaagataactcaatcatacataaaagaattcagagaagattcaaatattattcatagataaacttgatcataaacccacaattcatcggtctcaacaaacacaccgcaaaaagaagattacatcgaatagatctccacgagagagggggagaacattgtattgagatccaaaaagagagaagaagccatctagctactagctatggacccgaaggtctgaagtaaactactcacacttcatcggaggggctatcgtgatgatgtagaagccctccatggtggatgccccctccggcggagctccggaacaggccccaagatgggatctcgtggatacaggaagttgtggcggtggaattaggtttttggctcatgttttgatcgtttgggggtacgtaggtatatataggaggaaggagtatgtcggtggagcaacagggggtccacgaggcaggtggggcgcgccctagggaggagccccccaccctcgtgaccgcctcttttgttccttggagtagggtccaagtctcctggatcacgttcccgaaggtttcattccgtttggactctgtttgatattccatttcttcgaaacactgaaataggcaaaaaacagcaattctgggctgggcctccggttaataggttagtcccaaaaataatataaaagtggaaaataaatcctaatatagtccaaaacagtaaataaagtagcatggagcaatcaaaaattatagatacgttggagacgtatcaactgtcaTTCTAAAACTATTGCACCAAAATCAATATGGGTTTCTAAAAAAAGGTCAATACAAGATTGCTTAGCTTGGTCTTATGAATTCATTCATCAATGTCACCAATCTGGACAGGAGTTGATTATCCTCAAACTAgactttgagaaaacttttgacaTGATTGAGCATACGGCAATCAGGAATCTACTCGTTGCTAGAGGCTTTGGACCTAGGTGGATTATGTGGATGGATATGATCTTCTCATCTGGGTTATCTTCAGTGCTGTTAAATGGGGCCCTGGCAAACAGTTCCTTTGTAAAAGAGGGGTCAGGAAAGGTGACCCTCTTTCCCCTCTGCTTTTTGTCTTAACTGTTGATCTGCTACAAACAATTCTGAATGAAGCAATGAAAAATGGTCTTATTAGTGCCCCTCTCAACAATCGTGTTAACCAGGATTTCCCAATCATTCAATATGTTGATGACACTATCCTAGTCATGCAAGCCAATGTTGCACAAATTAATCAGCTCAAGAATTTTTTCATGCATTTCAATACCTACACTCGACTGAGAGTCAACTATAATAAATTTGTGTTTTTCCCATTAATACTGCCAAAGAGAAAATGTTGGAGTTGGGGCTTCCTCTATGTCTATCCGAACCAAAGATTGAACATTTCATGCCCATTATGAAGAGAATTGAAAGAAGGCTTGCAGGATGTTTCACTCTGCTTTCATATGGAGATAAATTGGTGCTTGTCAAATTTGTGTTCTATAGTCTACCTATTTTATTTATGTGTAACTTATCACAACCAGCTGGTGTTATAGAACAGATCAAAAAGTATCTCAAGCATTTCTTCTGGAGGAAATATGGGATGGAAGACAAGGGTACTACTCTAATTACATGGGACAAAGTGTGTCAGCCTAAAGACAACGGTGGACTTGGAGTCCTGGATATTGCCAGCTACAACAAATGCTTGCTTATGAAACATATTCACAAGTTTCTTAATCAACATGATATTCCTTGGGTCAAGATCATCTGAGATTCCTATTACCCTGACAGAATGCTAAACAGAACACCACAAGGATCTTTTTGGTGAAAAAATATTCTTAAATTAATCTCTGAATTTAGGCAAGTGGCAATTCCTAAGCTGGGTTCTGGTAGCACTGTTAGATTCTGGATTAATAATTGGCATGATGGCACACTAAAAGAAAGGTTCCCAGAGTTATTCTCTTTCAGCAGGCATGAGCAAATTTCAGTTCAGAAACTCAGTGACTTGGATGATCTATCTGAACATTTTTACACACCTCTCTCCATTCAAGCTCATCAACAGTTTCAGGATATAACTACTCTGCTGCAAGCCACACAGCTGAATAGCTCACCGGATAGATGGTGCTACCCATGGAATACACATAAGGATGGGTATTCTTCTATCAAAATGTACAAGCACCTTCAAAAGAAAGAGTTAGCTCCATCAATTTCCAAGAATATATGGAAAAGTGCTGCAATGCTGAGATACAAGATCTTTGTGTGGCTTATTCTTCATGACCGAGTAAATGTCAGAAATCTTTTTTTGAGAAAGAATTTCCATCTGCCCAACTATAACTGTGAAATCTGCAACTGTTGTTATGAGGAGACCGGTCTTCATCTATTTTGGGACTGTCCATTCGCTCTATCATGCTAGGATTTCATTGTGCCAAACAGGGATAGGGGCACTAATGCTTTTGATGAGATAACTTTCCTCCTAAATCACCTCCCCAAACAATTGCTATGAGCATAATCATCAAACAATTTGCTATGAGCATAATCATCATGGGCTGCTGGCATATTTGGATGCAGAGGAACTTCAAAATCTTCAAAGCTCAAAATCCTTATATGCAAGCTTGAAGAATTTTGCTCAGGACTGACCTTAAGATGATTGTGGTGAGAGAACACAGAGATGCATTGAAGGACTGGATTACAGATAAGCTAGCTTAATTCTTCATGGATATACCTAGAGCTGGTATTAGATAGGTggcttctgtttttattttttttcttttggctgTACATAAACTTGCTTTATTTGAATGAAAGTTACGGTAGAACTATTGTTCTATGGTCTTCGGTCCAAAAAAAAAGAAAGATCTACTGCTGCAACAGAACTCGCTAATACTACGTTACAAGAAAAGCTCTATGAACAGGCAAAACTGTAGACCCCCGTTTTACATGGATGTGATGGTAGCTTTTTCGATAGGGATGTGAAGGTAATTAGAAGGGTGCTGTAGCAAAGTCTCGTTTCTTGGCGATGCGCCCACGCATCCGGCGATTACGGCGCACGTCGACATCGTCGACGAGCAGGTCCGGATCAAACACGTCCCCTTCCTCGTCATCGTCCGAGTCAGAGTCCGTGGAGTTCCTCCTGACGCCGAGCACCGGCTTCAGACCCTGCGCATCACGCGTGCAGCACGACGTGTTATTATATGCTACAAAAATCACGAGCGAACGTAAACGGAAACAGCAGGTTTATGACCGACAACAAAGTAAAATGCACGTTTACCTCGGTGAAGATTCGGGCTGCGTCCTGCGAGGAGCGCGTGGTCAGCACGTACAGCGCTGCTTCCTGCAGGAAACGAACAATGATTGACATGTAAAGGAAACCAAACGACGCAGGAAGATCTGACGAGCTGGAAGAGATGGTGCTTTGCTTACCCTGGCGTAATTGAGCTCGCCGAGGGAGAGCGTCTTGGGCTCCCGCTCCATGGAAGACATCCTCGCCGGCTTTGCAGCCCCGACGACCCTCATCGATCGTCACGTCACGTACGGGCGACGATTTActatatacccacacgtctcttgCGGATTACCAATGGGTGCACGCTTCGATCTGGTGATGGTCTCGCGCGCTGTGGCGGAGGAGAGGAGCGAATGGCCGCGTACGTGTATATATACATGCGGCCGCTGCGGCCAAAGGAAACGAAAGCAACCACGAACACCATACGTGTCATCGGGTTCCCATGCGTCGGTTGCTGCGCCCGTGGAGGAGCGACCGAGGACACGTGTGAGTGGCTGGTGGGTCGGAGCCGTCGACCTGACCGATCCAGAGCCAGCCGTCGTCGCCGCCGATCGAGCGCATGCCTCGCCGGACGTGAGGCCAATGGGCGCCCGGCACGTGGTGTTGTTCGAACGGCCGCTCCGCTGCGCGCACGTTACGAGCTGCTGCGCGTATGTGTGACGTGACGTGTGATCATGTCGGCTGGGTGAGCCTGCTGTTGCGAGAACCTCCCAGCGTTTTCTCTTGAGATCCGGCGATTTATGGAGTTAGAAAAACAGTAAAAACAATTAAAAAAAGGTAAAACCAAGCCACTTTTTCTTAGACAATCTCAAGAAACTGAGAATGTATCCTGTGCACCGGGGAACATAGGTGGTGCACCGAGGGgattggtgctaccggtgcaccggaccCTGTTGCACAttaaaaaatgttttaaaaaattcaaaaaaaaaagtttatcgacacaacatcaatgtatgttatcataaaaatttgaatcaaaattcaaaacaatggtcaagatacaaaaatgacaaatttgacgtcaatgtgctaatgggccaaaactgaagtccaacttgtgttatgtactattcaatgtcaaatttgttatttttgtatctcgagcaatgtttcgAATATTGTTTTAAATTTTTGTGACAACGTACATTGATGTTGTGCCAATGCGctaatttttttcagtttttttttaacaTTTTAAAATGTGCAACGGAcgaccggtgcaccggtagcacaaaTAGTCCCGGTGCACCAGATACATTCTCCGGGAATGTATCTGGTGCACCCGCACTAGTGGTGCTACCGGCGCACCGGATGCCATataatattttaaaaatatgtgaaaaagttttagcatgttaacacaacatcaatgtatgatGTCACAAACTTTCGTATATAAATTTGGAATAttttgagatacaaaaatgacaaattttacACCcgtgtgataatgggccaaatctaaagcccaagttATGTTACATACTGTTCAGTGTTGaatttgttatttttatttttcaagttatgttttgaattttgacttgaaattttCTGACAACCTACAGTGATGTTGTGCGAGTGCGCTAATTTTTATCCGTATTTTTTGAACATTTAAGCACAATGTAagttcggtgcaccggtagcaccacaaacTCCGGTGCACCAGATATTTTCCCTACATTCCCCTGTGCACTGAGTCAATTTGTGCACCCAATGCACAGGTGGATTCTGGACCCTTAGATGGAGAACTAACGGGCCAGACTTTTGGTCAAAAGTTGGACTATGCCCTTTTTCAGAGACAACCCTGCACTTTGTACAAATTAACCCGCACCCTACAGCACACACTCCCATCAAAAATCTGCTTGTTTATTtttggccaaaccaaaatgattCATATATTTTGAACCGAATGTTCGATTTCGGATCCATTTTAACTGTCATATTTTTCTTGATGAGATCTTTGAAATAAGATCATATTGTGTATGTTtccaaaaaataatatttttttgctTGTCTGAAACTTGACTCGAAACTTGATGTACCAGAAGCATGTTGCACGTGAGACACACATGTGAGAGAGAGGCGGATGTTTCTCACCGGCAAATTACAAAACTTGTAAATGTTGTAATCAAGTTTCGAGTTAAGTTCGAAAAGGCAATAAATATTAATTTTAAAAAATATACATAATATTAATCTTGATTCAAAGATCTCATCAAAACAAAGGAGGTAATCAAAACGGTTCCAAAATCAGACATTTTGTTTAAAATATACTACCCCCTTTTTGTTTGAAGCAAAAAAAATAAACACACATAGTTATTTAGAGGAGAGGGAGACGTGAGGTGtgggttgattttgatataaaaaaagGACTGTGCTGCAATGTTTCAACAATCCACCTACCAACCTGATCATATCCCTTTGTTTTTTATCCAATGGCTCATATCGCAACGGAGCATTCGGTGCATGATTTAAGCTGGTGCACCTGATACGTTCTCTCACGAAACTTTAATTCAACCGTCAAGGACGAAGGAAATACCCTAACCAAACAAACATAGCGGCCAGGCCTAACATCAGCGCATGCTTCACTAGATTGTGAGCCTTAATATTTGAGTTTTTAAATTCGTGTACTTGCTTAACTTATTAGAACGGAAGGAGTACTATGTTACATGAAATAAAAGAAGATAAATTCAACTTGATCTCCTCTATGATCGCTCCATAGAACGAGCCACTCCCTCGATGGATTTCTTCTACCACCCCTTTGCAATCTGAGGTCAGATGAGTCTGGTGCAAATTCAAATCTTGAGATAAGGCCATACCTTCCCTGATCGCTGAGAGCTTCAAAGGTAGATGGATCGCTCATGTTTGTGAAAACATGAACCGAAGCACCGAGGAAAGCCCCCTCGCGGCTCCGACAAATTGCACCAACAGTGCCATGGTGCCCCGCTCGTCTGACCGTTGCGTCCACACTGGGTTTCATGTGGAGTTCAGGTGGGGCTAGCCAACCCGTTTGCCTCGGAGCAGCAGTTCCGTGCGACTCGCTCTTTTGCGTTATCACATGTACGTAGCTCCAACCAGTTTTTTTTAGAACAAGTAGTttcgacaagtgtttttttttttttttgagaatcagtaGTTCCAGCAAGTAGGCGTTCATAAAACCGTGAATTGCTTGTGGGCTCTCATAGATTTCTTTGTGAATCGCTTTCCCCGGGGTGCCCGAGATGGCCCAAAGGGTTGTCTCGTTGTCTCGAACCTGACAATTTCTTCTGATGATAATGCTTCCCCCATGGCGAAGATCCACCTCTTGGCGCAGTCATCCTGGTTGATGCTCAGTTGGTCCAGAATTGCTTCAGATGAAAGCGCCCACGTACTCCATGATATAGGGCAGTCCAGCATCACATGCCTCCACGTATCGTGCACACCGCAAAGATTGCACGATGAAGCTGTTGCCATATTCGTCGGTGGAGGACTGCACCCGACAGGATGAAGTTCTTTGTCAAACGCCATAAGAACACTCTGAGCTTTGATGGAACTTGCAATTTCCATATGATTTTCATTCATTCTTTATCTCCTAGTTCAACATGTGATTTTCTCTCTCGGCACTCTAGCCAACATGTAAAACTGAGCCACCTACGGTCTTCCACAATCATTCGGGCTTTTGAGCCGTTGGATCGAACTCATGAGCGAAGCAGATGCCCTTGTCATCCTGTAGCGTCCTTAGTTTGGGCCTCTGCACTGCATGACTTTGCCCTATCAGGGGACCTCCTTTTCTTTAGATTATCAGGGAACCTCCTAATCATCGCTCTCTGCGCCTGTTTGTGCTACTGGCGCCTGAAGGAGAGGCTTGGCAGGTTGGCCAAGCAAAAGCGCCTTTGATCGAACGCAACCTTGCGCGAAGTAGACGTTCACTCGAAAAACAAATCGTTTGCTCTATCACATCTAACTGGTTCAGCAGGACACCGTTAACTTTAGAAAAACTcgtatttaaaaaaaatctgaagtATTCACAAAGAAAATGAACACAGAACGAAATTTCGAAAAactctaaaaaaataaaataacagGAAATGTTAACTAGTTTGAAAACAGTAATTGGATTTGAAAAGTTCACGAAAATGGAAAaggttcatcaaaattgaaaacaGTTCACTAAGATTGGAAAAAAAATGTGAATCTGAAACAAAGTTCATCCCAATTTTAACAATTTCATACCTTTTGAAAGAAATCACAAAAATGAAAAAAGTTCGTTGATTTTACAAAAAggtcattgattttgaaaaaatataCCAATTTTGAAAAAGAAGTTCATAAAATTGAAAGTGTTCATtgattttgagaaaagttcatggatttaaaaCAAAGTTCGCAAATGAAAGAAAATGGTTACCATTTTGAAAAGTTCACGAaattttaaaaagaaaagaaatagatagAAACGGAAGAAAAACCGGCTGAACAAAAAAACTAACATGTTCACGAtggttagtatatttgaagaaGGATAAAGAAGTCAACTTTGGACAACAGGCAAGTTGTCCAGTTGGTTGAGGCGCTTCTACTAAACCTAGGAGTGAAGAGTTCGAATGTCGTCCGCTGCACATTAAAAAAATTTGCGCAAAAAAAACATTTCATGATAGTcacgattgtgctttcgcgagaggcacggcctcttggaaacggaaaaaaatcgtgttttctgttttttttctttcacgataggcacggttttgcttccgcgaaaggcacggttgtgcattcacgagagtcacggccgtgcctcctcggaaacgaaaaaaaacacacattttctgttttttttcttttgcgagaggcacggttttgtttctgcgagaggcacggttgtgctttcgcgagagg is a genomic window containing:
- the LOC123094591 gene encoding uncharacterized protein, giving the protein MRVVGAAKPARMSSMEREPKTLSLGELNYAREAALYVLTTRSSQDAARIFTEGLKPVLGVRRNSTDSDSDDDEEGDVFDPDLLVDDVDVRRNRRMRGRIAKKRDFATAPF